In Kitasatospora gansuensis, a genomic segment contains:
- a CDS encoding glycoside hydrolase 5 family protein codes for MTTSTPRFGVNYTPSQGWFHHWLDFDPDQIRADLDSIAALGLDHLRVFPLWPLFQPNRTLIRPRAVEQLVQLVDLAGERGLDVAVDGLQGHLSSFDFLPAWTATWHRRNIFTDPEVLDGQTRYLHTLASALAERPNFLGMTVGNEINQFSGDPHPDPDRITPEQADAWLRRMIDACERGAPGRLHLHAEYDACWYQDDHPFTPAQAARIGAATAVHSWVFNGTAQRHGAGSVAVGQHAAYLIELSKAWAQDPARPVWLQEVGAPEPHIPPDGAADFVRTTVAGALDCPELWGITWWCSHDVSRSLADFPELEYSLGLLTNDRRVKPAGRAIARAVEEVRTGWRSPAPRSTALVLDLPEAAAKRSTCAPGGAFFEAFMRLTAAGARPAVVLAGQATDPAHLAARGITALVAVEDVEQS; via the coding sequence ATGACCACCAGCACTCCCCGTTTCGGCGTCAACTACACGCCGAGCCAAGGCTGGTTCCACCACTGGCTGGACTTCGACCCGGACCAGATCCGGGCCGACCTGGACTCGATCGCCGCGCTCGGCCTCGACCACCTCCGGGTCTTCCCGCTCTGGCCGCTGTTCCAGCCGAACCGGACGCTGATCCGGCCCCGGGCGGTCGAGCAGCTGGTGCAACTGGTCGACCTCGCGGGCGAACGCGGGCTCGACGTCGCGGTGGACGGGCTGCAGGGCCACCTGTCCAGCTTCGACTTCCTGCCCGCCTGGACCGCGACCTGGCACCGGCGGAACATCTTTACCGACCCCGAGGTGCTGGACGGTCAGACCCGCTACCTGCACACCCTGGCCTCGGCGTTGGCGGAGCGGCCCAACTTCCTCGGGATGACCGTCGGCAACGAGATCAACCAGTTCTCCGGCGACCCGCACCCCGACCCGGACCGGATCACCCCCGAGCAGGCGGATGCCTGGCTGCGCCGGATGATCGACGCCTGCGAGCGGGGCGCGCCGGGACGGCTGCACCTGCACGCCGAGTACGACGCGTGCTGGTACCAGGACGACCACCCCTTCACCCCCGCGCAGGCCGCCAGGATCGGCGCGGCGACGGCGGTGCACTCCTGGGTGTTCAACGGCACCGCCCAGCGCCACGGCGCCGGTTCGGTCGCGGTCGGGCAGCACGCGGCCTACCTGATCGAGCTCTCCAAAGCCTGGGCCCAAGACCCGGCCCGGCCGGTCTGGCTCCAGGAGGTCGGCGCCCCGGAACCGCACATCCCACCGGACGGGGCGGCCGACTTCGTCCGGACCACGGTGGCCGGCGCCCTCGACTGCCCGGAGCTGTGGGGCATCACCTGGTGGTGCTCGCACGACGTGTCCCGATCGCTCGCCGACTTCCCCGAACTGGAGTACAGCCTCGGGCTGTTGACCAACGACCGACGGGTCAAACCGGCCGGCCGGGCGATCGCGCGCGCGGTCGAGGAGGTCCGTACGGGCTGGCGGTCCCCGGCGCCGCGCAGCACCGCCCTGGTGCTGGACCTGCCGGAGGCGGCGGCCAAGCGTTCGACCTGCGCCCCCGGCGGCGCGTTCTTCGAGGCGTTCATGCGGCTGACCGCGGCGGGCGCCAGACCGGCCGTGGTGCTGGCCGGGCAGGCCACCGACCCCGCGCACCTCGCGGCGCGCGGCATCACCGCGCTGGTCGCGGTCGAGGATGTCGAGCAGAGCTGA